The genomic region GGAGTGATTCTATTGTGATGTGTATACCTGTCCTTTCTTCACAGAGCTGTACTACGACAGAGGAAACCATCATGAGTTTGTCTCCCTGGTGAAAGATCTGGCAAGGCCTGGGGAGCTTACTCAGTCACAGACCTTCGATTTTGAGTTCACCCATGTTGAGAAGCCCTATGAGACCTACACAGGCCAGAATGTGAAGCTGCGGTAAGGAAACATGCAGCCTGAACATTCTCTGCCAAAATAACTATTACTTTATGGCTTACTCTTTAACCCAAGTTCACCTTTGACCTGTCAGTCATGTGCCTAGCACTACTTCCTCATCAAGAGTAATGTTTGTGTGCTTCACATGCTCAAATGTATTGCATTACACACACAAATCATAATTACTGGTTATGATAATGACTATCTTATTTTATAGCCTCAGGATGCAATGAGGATATGTTGTTGGATAACATCTGAGATTACAGCAGATTTGCTCAGTGTCTGTCGGTTGTACTTGCAGGTATTTTCTGCGTGCTACGGTGAGCAGGAGACTGAATGACATCAGTAAAGAGATGGATATCGTGGTGCACACACTCAGCACTTACCCAGAGCTCAACTCATCAATAAAAATGGAAGTTGGGATTGAAGACTGTCTCCACATTGAGTTTGAGTACAACAAATCTAAGTAAGGGTGaaatagatttttaaaaattACATCCTTAGTCACCTAATTTAAAAAAACTAAATTTACAAAGTAACAAAATGCCACCCTCTGGTCACAGGAACATGCAGAAACCATTGTAGTTTAGAACCTTTCCTTTGACTATGTATTGTCTTTTTGTGTTATAGCAGCCCTGTGAcgatctctcctgtcctctacaggTACCACCTGAAAGACGTAATTGTGGGTAAGATCTACTTCCTGCTGGTGCGGATTAAGATAAAGCACATGGAGATTGACATCATCAAACGGGAGACAACTGGTACCGGTCCTAGTGTATACCATGAAAATGACACCATCGCCAAATATGAGATCATGGATGGGGCTCCTGTCCGAGGTAAAGGATATAGTGAAGTGGATTGTATATGCTTTTGAAAATGGCAATGCTCAACTACCCATCAGGTCTGACTGAGTGTTTTTATTATGTTTAAGGAGAGTCAATTCCAATCCGGTTGTTTCTGGCTGGCTATGAGATGACTCCCACCATGCGAGACATTAATAAGAAGTTCTCTGTGCGTTACTACCTTAACTTGGTGCTGATTGATGAGGAGGAGAGACGCTACTTCAAACAGCAGGTATGGAACAGGGGCTTCTGATGGGTAACTGTTAGCAGTGATCCCAGATAAAATGATGTGCCCTTAGAGGGAATTTATCAGGCGTCAGGTTCAACATGGTGTATCCACTGTGCTGCACTTTTTATATATTGCATTCCTATCTAGCATTAAATGTTTCCCTATGGAAATTCTTTAATGATTAAGACAATGAGCTCAAGACCACTTCCTTCTCCAGGAAATCACACTGTGGAGGAAAGGGGATGTGGTGAGGAAGAGCATGTCGAGCCAGGCCACCATCGGAGCCCAGCGGTTCGAGGGCTCAGCCAGTTCAGAGAGCGCTCTGGAGAAGGCGGCGAGGGAGGACAGCGGCTAAAGCTCATTCTCCTCACAGAAGGAAAAGTAGTGGGGGGCACCTGTCAGCTCACATGATCACTGATAAAGTAGCCCTGTTTATTAGGGCTGCTGAATAAAGGGATAAAGGAAGGATTAAGGGAAGACTGTAGGTAAACACCTGAACAATGAAAAAGAAGCCTGCATGAGGCATTACAGGGGCCTAAAATTCCGCTGCAGGTCAACTCCCTCAACACACATATCCAGTGAAAGCAAAGCCGGCCACTTGTTTAGATCTCCCCCTGTGCGTGATACTCTAAAATGTAATATTATACTCTGTCTTCTTCAAATGATCAACTTTCTTCGTCAAAGTATATTTCTAGCTTTAGCTTTATATATGAATGGATTCTAACTCCGTATACAAACCTCTTGTCATAGGGAGTTGAAGACCTGACTAACAGcgatgcattttgaaaacattcCATACCCAGTCAAATGTATTCCTGACAGTTTgatgtggtctgtcataatgaaatctGAAATGTTAACTTTGCACTGATTATATGTATCCATTGCTCCTCCACATACACATGCTCTCAGTCCTTGTGTAATGATTGCACAGTGAGATCATTGGAAGGTTTCTATTGCATTGTAAGGGTTGTCTAATTTCTTTGAGTGAGAGGGCTTGATAAATTATTACTTACCCATTAATTTGTAAATCCTTCAAATAAGAGCCATTGAATCTCTCACCCTCTTATGCCGTTAACCGTCATACAGTGAATAGCATTCAGACGGTGCCACAATGTGACTATTACATTCACATGCTTTACCTAAGCATTCCAATAGTGTTAGGCAGGGATTTTAAGTGCTTGTATTTGAGGTCTGATAGTAAGGAGTCTTCTGTATCTTCCATGTTAGAGACTTGAAATGTTGTGCCTATGTGTATCAATCTAGCAAATGAAATTCTGTTGCCTCAATATGTTTAACACATCTTTTAGCCTGAGGTTTTCCTGTATTTTTTGTGCTCTGCAAATTGCTAATCAATAGCCCCTTTCCCCAAAACTGAAATTCATTTGCCAAATGCCTTGTTATCCACAGACACGTTTTGGTATATAAATAAGTTCATGTGTGCACCTGTTAAATATTTGACTGATGGAATGGTTGATTGCCTTTACTCTTGGAAATGAAAATTCTGCATGTTTAGACTGAAATGATCCCCTTTAGACAGTGAAGGCAAACACATGAACTGTCAATAATACCTCTTTAATATTAGAAATAAACTCCAGGCTGTCTCTTGACAAACACAGAAACCTTGAGACAATTTTCATTTAATACAAGCATAATGGTTCAATAGATCTCACCTACAGTAAACATTATCAGCATCATCATACACAAGACAGGAAAACTTCTCCAGGTCATCTTGTCAAAATCTTCACAGTGGGTCATTGTCCTCCAAACTCAGGACAAATTCAAATTCCTCTGAGTGAAAAAATTAAAAAGGTATGATTTTACGTACACAAACGCTTTGTAAACCATGATGTGGCAATTTGACAACCATATTACTCAGTGTCACTGATCTCCACGTACCACTGGTGAGGGGCTGGACAGACAGCCTGGCCCTGGTGAAGAGAGCCATGCCATTCAGGGACCCGCCTTTGGCCTTGTGCTGCAGGTGGATCTTCTTCAACTCAGACAGAGGAATGAAGCGCTTCAACATCCTCTCAAACTGGACATCAACCTGGCAGTCAAACATGAAACAAGCCAGCAGAGCACTAGTACAGTTTAAATTTGATTGCGATAAAAAGCCTGTATCCATACCAGTGATGTATCTTGATCTCAAGCCATTTGGAACACAAACAAATGTGAACATGAAACCATTCATACCATACTCCATTTGGGGTTGTCTGCCTTGCTGGAGGCGTCGTAATGGACATCTTTCTTGTCAAACTGAGTGTGGTCCACATAGGACTCCTTTACAATCTGGAAAAGAGAAAGCAGGTGAGAGGCACCATACCTGAAACACAGTGTATATTACCAACAGAAATAAGAACAGGCTCACCTTCATAACTCCAGCTATTCCAGGCTCCTTGCAGTTGCTGTGGTAGAAGAATGCATGCTGCCCCTCTTTCATGTCTCGCATGAAGTTACGGGCTTGGTAGTtccgaacaccatcccaacacccAGTTTGGTTGGGAAGAGTCTTCAGATCCTCGATCCCAAACTGTGACATAGTAAGTAAGCCATAACGACCCATAGGACAGGAGCCCATCTCTTGTTTCTGTATATCGTTAGGCAGCTTGATGTATAAGTATACACCCAGAATAGGATGCTAGTCTGTCACAGGGAATTACTCCCAATCCATTCCATTTATGCTGAAAGTTAAACAGATGCATCGGGTCCCATTTTTTGAACCCCCAACTTTCCAATCTAAGGTTGGACACATTAACCACAAAGCCTCTGAGTTGGTAACAATTGTGACATGGAATAGCCTAGATATCATTTCTCCTGAACAAGACATCACTATTGAGCAACAACAGGTCTTGACACAGATGACACCATCCTATTATTAAGCAGAATAGAATACCTTGACATCTATGCCATTTTCCAAGCGGCTCTCTGGCTCTGACTTCATCAGCCAGTGACAATACTGTGGTTGTACAGGGGATTTTTTTGCCTTTGAACTCTCCTGTTTTCcagtccctttcctcttccccctgACTGCCTGACCAACCTCCAATGGGGAGTCCTCACTGTGGGCATTAGTTTTTGTCTCTTCATCGTTGCCTGGGTAATACATTCACTTATTAATAGCCATTCTAAAATCAAATCATTGTGGTAGTAAAGTGAGTGTGAAACAGTGTCAGGGATGTTGAAAAACATTGCAATGGCATGTCATTCAGTGCACAGAAATGTGAACGCTTTTACTTACTGGATTGTAGTGTTCTTGTGGTTCCACGGGTTCTCATTTTAGGTGCCATGCCTGAGAGATGAAGCAATAGTGGTTGGCTTGGAAGAACTAGAATCTTCAAGTCCCATTACAATGATATCTAACCATTGGTGCGTGACAGTAGGTGACATTTGatttacaattttaaaaaataacgTGTTTCATTAAATCAGTTAATTATGCGAAGGGTTGCATTGTTACTTACTGGTACGTTATAACGATGCAAATCGAAGTGGTCGGAACCATAAAACTCAGAACACTGCAAAAAGAAGGACTGAATGACGAAGAACTCCCGCGCTGGTGGCTTACGTCAAAGGCATATGCAGTAGAAACAATTTTAGTTTTAGTTTGTTTATCTGTTTATACCCCCTTAATGTATCTGGTTTAGGCAAACAATCGACCTTAAGGTATATTTGAATTAAATAACGAGAAAAATGTGCCCTTTCCTGAAAAAGTATAGAAGAAAACTAAGCAAGCAACCCAATATAACAACTACACGTATCTTGCGTAATGGAACTACATTTCCCTACAGCAGCAGCGTGATATAACCAATAACCAACATGGCCATGGGGACGTTATCGAGAGTTGTCAGACTGAGTTCATGCATCGGCAGAAGTCGGCGGTTAATATTTAACAGCACACAGAGACGAGGAATCGCTTCGTGTATTGACCGTAAGCATTTTTGGTTTCCAAATCGTTGGTAGAGTAATTCCAGACATGCACTACTAACCATCTGACGCATTAGCTTAGTTGGGATGAGCTGAATAGCTATctaaactagctaacgttagctgagtactgtaacgtaaactcaccccattccgtacaaatgtgcgcaaccgcgacattcaaacgaggttacaaagaaaactaatggaaCTGTGTTGACTTCAACATCTGGGGTGTGAACTACGTTTATATTCatgcgttgatcgacatggtaatggctctatagtattggagaagaGTTTAAaactgaccctccgttacatcgtgACGTGTCATGCCGTAACGTACatcacgcataaagcaactatttccgttttacaatctctctccacctgGTGTAGTTCTCTCatcgtttaaaaacaagaaatggacagtgacgggggtaaggggggatacctagtcatatCACGACTCTCAAAAACGGTTTACTTCTGAGGATCACTTTAGCACCGTcctaaaaacccgattcaaattcgacacaaaccttcaaataggtatgtaatcaCACATGATATAAACtttttatagtgttttatttacattttagaggcgataaggtgataagttggacagatctgGTGAAAAAAAGCCattttcccacacaacatctctccttcttaCTATCACGCATttgtttcgcttccccacccgcccCTTAAAAAAAGATccgacggggctcattgcctgcttgaatcaTGCAGAAAAgggcagcgtttaggtcatgtCACTTAattttgttggaaaggggagaacgtgtgctttacaatggtattgacattacagttgatctggaagtattacgtttttttaggcgctaaaataaggtcaattgtacggaccaGCAATGTATTCCTACTTAAGTACTAGCTAGTCATATTGACCAGTTATTAACGACAGACAGTAACAACTAACGTTATACTACCTAAGTAGCAATGTAACCTCTGGTGGTCAAGTTGTACTCAAACCTTATTTTGAAGCCAAAGTAGTCGTGTTGATACAGtatttataaaaatatatatttatttaatgaaacctgaaaatattttattttacacCATTGGCATTTCATCGATCTACAAGTTTTTACTTTGTACAATTGGCAAAAAAAACTTCCACAAAAACAAGGCAATACACCAAATGAATGTTCAGTTGCTCTGAGGGTTTCTTCCATGAAAACAGGTCCTAATATCCATTCAGTCAGTTGAGTTCATTAGTCCACACACCTTAACAATGTTCCTGAAGTTGTGGGTATACATTCTACTAGCTCTGCACCAATGATGTCATGGATGTGGTACTTGATCTGGAATTGAATCTGAGttggtctgtctctcctccaggcttAAGACTAAGTTATATTTGGACGTCTTAACCATGcccatgtaacggatgtgaaacggctagcttagtcagcggtgtgcgctaaatagcgtttcaatcggttacgtcacttgctctgagaccttgaagtagtagttccccttgctctgcaagggccgcggcttttgtggagcgatgcttcgagggtgactgttgtcgttgtgtgcagaaggtccctggttcgcgcctgggtatgggcgaggggacggtttaaaagtatactgttacattgatgctgttgacccggattactggttgtggcggaaaaaggaggaaggtcaaaagggggggtgagtgtaacggatgtgaaacggctagcttagttagcggtgtgcgctaaatagcgtttcaatcggttacgtcacttgctctgagaccttgaagtagtatttccccttgctctgcaagggccgcggcttttgtggagcgatgggtaacgatgcttcgtgggtgactgttgttgatgtgtgcagaaggtccctggttcgcgcccgggtatgggcgagggggcGGTTTAAGATTattctgttacattgatgctgttgacccggattactggttgctgcggaaaaaggaggaaggtcaaaaggggggtgagtgtaacggatgtgaaacggcggtgagcggtgtgcgctaaatagtgtttcaatcggttacgtcacttgctctgagaccttgaagtagtagttccccttgctctgcaagggccgcggcttttgtggagcgatgggtaacgatgcttcgagggtgactgttgtcgttgtgtgcagaaggtccctggttcgcgcccgggtatgggcgaggggacggacgtaaaaaGTTGTACTGTTACACCCAGCACAACTTTACGACCCTGTAGTAGGTACTTGGTGAATCTGACAGTTGGGGATAGAGCTGCCAGCATCCCTGTCAGAACCCATGACTTCACCAGTTGCGTTCTCTGAGCCTGTGAAGAGAAACCCCTTGAGTATTTTGTATTTGTTGAAGCTCAGATTGTTGCAGAAGGGCAGCACTTTCTCCAGGATCTTCTCTACTGTGCCCAGAGTccaactcccctcctctctggccAGGACTTTAGCCTTGTAGTCTGCAGCGAACACCAACCCAAAGACCTCAGCATCAAAGCCCAGCTGGAACATCAACACCTCCCCTGTTCCCTCAAGTCACTCAGCtgcatgtgtaacggatgtgaaacggctagcttagttagcggtggtgcgcgctaaatagcgtttcaatcagtgacgtcacttgctctgagaccttgaagtagtagttccccttgctctgtaagggctgcggcttttgtggagtgatgggtaacgatgcttcgtgggtgactgttgttgatgtgtgcagagggcaCCCTGGTTCGCCcccaggtatgggcgaggggacgatCTAAAGTTATACTGTCACACATGTCCACTTGGGTCCAACCATTGTGTATAGTTGGTGTTTTATGACAATTTGTGGAAGGGCGTCATTGAAGAGTTTGCGTGAGAATAATGTTATAAGGTCTTGCAGGTCCAGTGGTCCCTCTTCTCCATTGTTGACAGCACCAAACTTCTTCTCATTGCCAACTCTTAATTTCTTCACTTTAAACGTGTCTGGTATAAGGCCCTGTTTTCTGTTCATAACTGACATAAAGTAATCATTGCTGTAGCAACTCCTCGTCAAACAAGATTTTCAAATTGTTTTTGTGTTGATGTATTTTAACCGTATGAATTTTGAGATTGCATGCTGGTGTACAGGCAGGCCTGCTTGAGGACAGCCACTTGATTCGTATTGGTCAGCCATGGCTCCGTTCGACCTCTCTGAGGCAGGGGTGTGTGTACTATGCCCCtgtctttttttatttcacctttatgtaaccaggtaggccagttgagaacaagttcccatttacaactgcaacctggccaagataaagcaaagcagtgcaacaaaaacaacacagagttacacataaacaaacgtacagtcaataacacaataggaaaatctgtatacagtatgtgccaatgtagaagagtagggaggtaaggcaataaataggccatggagaCAAAATAATTAGAATTTAGTAtcaatactggagtgatagatgtgcagatgatgatgtgcaagtagagatactgggatacAAAAGAGATcggtaagatgctctgacagctgatgcttaaagttagagagggagatatgtctccagcttcatTGAATTTTGAAATTCGTTCTagccattggcagcagagaactggaaggaaagacggccaaagcaaatgttggctttgggggtgaccagtgaaatatacctgctttAGCGtgtgttacgggtgggtgttgctatggtgaccagtgagctgagataaggcggggctttacctagcatagacttatagatgacctggagccagtgggtttggtgataaatatgtagtgagggccagccaacgtgagcatacaggtcacagtggtgagtagtatatggggctttggtgacaaaacagatggcactgtgatagactacatccagtttactgagtagtgttggaggctattttgtaaatgacattgccgaagtcaaggatcggtagaatagtcagttctacgagggtatgtttggcagcatgagtgaaggaggcttcgttgcgaaataggaagccgattctagatttaatttagtATTGGAGATgttttgatatgagtctggaaggacagtttacagtctaaccagaaacctaggtatttgtagttttccacatattctaagtcagaaccgtccagagttgtgatgctagtcaggtgggagggtgcgggcagcaatcggttgaagagcatgcacttagttttacttgcatttaaaagcagttggaggcctcgGAAGGAGTTttctatggcattgaagcttgttttgaggtttgttagcacagtgtccaaagaagggccagatgtatacagaatggtgtcgcctgggtagaggtggatcagagaatcaccagcaacaagagcgacatcattgatatacagtggggcaaaaaagtatttagtcagacaccaattgtgcaagttctcccacttaaaaacatgaggtctgtaattttcatcataggtacactgcaactatgacaaacaaaatgagaaaataaaatccagaaaatcacattgtaggatttttaatgaatttatttgcaaattatggtggaaaataagtatttggtcgataacaaacaagcaagatttctggctctcacacacctgtaacttcttcttcaagaggctcctctgtcctccactcgttacctgtattaatggcacctgtttgaacttgttatcagtttaAAAGAcccctgtccacaacctcaaacagtcacactccaaactccactatggccaagaccaaagagctgtcaaaggacaacagaaacaaaattgtagacatgcaccaggctgggaagactaaatctgcaataggtaagcagcttggtttgaagacatcaactgtgggagcaattattaggaaatggaagacatacaagaccactgataatctcacttgatctggggctccacgcaagatctcaccctgtggggtcaaaatgatcacaagaacggtgagcaaaaatcccagaaccacacggggggacctagtgaatgacctgcagagagctggaccaaagtaacaaagcctaccatcagtaacacactacgccgccagggactcaaatcctgcagtgccagacgtactggcttaagcagggggacacatgtccaggcccgtctgaagtttgctagagagcatttggatgatccagaagaagattgggagaatgtcatatggtcagatgaaaccaaaatatacctttttggtaaaaactcaactcgttgtgtttggaggacaaagaatgctgagttgcatccaaagaacaccataactactgtgaagaatgggggtggaaacatcatgctttggggctgtttttctgcaaagggaccaggacgactgatccgtgtaaaggaaagaatgaatggggccatgtatcgtgcgATTacgtgaaaacctccttccatcagcaagggcattgacgatgaaacgtggctgggtctttcagcatgacaatgatcccaaacacaccgcccgggcaacgaaggagtggcttcgtaagaagcatttcaaggtcctggagtggcctagccagtctccagatctcaacgccatagaaaatctttggagggagttgaaagtctgtgttgcccaacaacagccccaaaacatcactgctctagaggagatctgcatggaggaatggcccaaaattccagcaacagtgtgtgaacttacagaaaacatttgacctctgtcattgccaacaaagggtatataacaaagtatagagaaacttttgttattgaccaaatacttattttccaccataatttgcaaataaattcattaaaaatcctacaatgtgattttctggattttattttctcattttgtttgtcatagttgaagtgtacctatcattaaaattacaggcctcgtctttttaagtgggagaacttagttggtgaaccaggcgaggcagtaatTTGAGAAGCAGTCTTGAGGTGGCCTTCAGTCCCAGGGTTGCCATCTACAGCtaaaaaacaaacacaaattCAGCAAGAGAGGAGATGCTATATTTATACAATAAAACCTTCTTCCATAACGTTATCGAGCCAATTAAGAAGGAATATCGTAGTAACTTTTATAACTACGTTCGAAGCAAAATTGGTaataattagaggtcgaccgatttatgatttttcaacgtcgatactgattattggggggccaaaaaagccgataccgattaatcggcttatttatttatttatttattattattattttttttaataattAACAAATATATACTAATAACaaaaaaataatcataataataataataataataataataattttgtaataaaaaaaataaaacaataaaataaaaaataatatatatatataattttgtaataatgacaattacaacaatactgaatgaacacttattttaacttaatataatacatcaataaaatcaatttagcctcaaataaataatgaaacatgtccaatttggtttaaataatgcaaaaacaaagtgttggagaagaacggtaaagtgcaatatgtgccatgtaagaaagctaatgtttaagttccttgctcagaacatgagaacatatgaaagctggtggttccttttaacattagtcttcaatattcccaggtaagaagttttaggttgtagttattataggaattataggactatttccctctataccatttgtatttcattaacctttgactcttggatgttcttataggaactttactattgccagtgtaacagtatagcttccgtccctctcacctgtggacgtcgggccctcataccaccctcatggagtctgtttcttaccgtttgagcagacgcatgcacatttgtggcctgctggaggtcattttgcagggctctggcagtgctcctcctgctcctccttgcacaaaggcggaggtagcggtcctgctgctgggttgttgccctcctacggcctcttccacgtctcctgatgtactggcctgtctcctggtagcgcctccatgctctggacactacgctgacagacacagcaaaacttcttgccacagctcgcattgaaatgaaatcaaattttatttgtcacatacacatggttagcagatgttaatgcgagtgtagcgaaatgcttgtgcttctagttccgacaatgcagtaataaccaacaagtaatctaactaacaattccaaaactactgtcttatacacagtgtaaggggataaagaatatgtacataaagatatatgaatgagtgatggtacagagcagcataggcaagatacag from Oncorhynchus keta strain PuntledgeMale-10-30-2019 chromosome 18, Oket_V2, whole genome shotgun sequence harbors:
- the LOC118397465 gene encoding vacuolar protein sorting-associated protein 26B-like; the encoded protein is MSFFSFGQSAEIDVVLTDAETRKKAEHKTEDGKKDKYFLFYDGETVSGKINVTLKNPGKRLEHQGIKIEFVGQIELYYDRGNHHEFVSLVKDLARPGELTQSQTFDFEFTHVEKPYETYTGQNVKLRYFLRATVSRRLNDISKEMDIVVHTLSTYPELNSSIKMEVGIEDCLHIEFEYNKSKYHLKDVIVGKIYFLLVRIKIKHMEIDIIKRETTGTGPSVYHENDTIAKYEIMDGAPVRGESIPIRLFLAGYEMTPTMRDINKKFSVRYYLNLVLIDEEERRYFKQQEITLWRKGDVVRKSMSSQATIGAQRFEGSASSESALEKAAREDSG
- the thyn1 gene encoding thymocyte nuclear protein 1 isoform X3; protein product: MAPKMRTRGTTRTLQSSNDEETKTNAHSEDSPLEVGQAVRGKRKGTGKQESSKAKKSPVQPQYCHWLMKSEPESRLENGIDVKFGIEDLKTLPNQTGCWDGVRNYQARNFMRDMKEGQHAFFYHSNCKEPGIAGVMKIVKESYVDHTQFDKKDVHYDASSKADNPKWSMVDVQFERMLKRFIPLSELKKIHLQHKAKGGSLNGMALFTRARLSVQPLTSEEFEFVLSLEDNDPL
- the thyn1 gene encoding thymocyte nuclear protein 1 isoform X1, with protein sequence MSRLRTFVRNGPPAREFFVIQSFFLQCSEFYGSDHFDLHRYNVPILVLPSQPLLLHLSGMAPKMRTRGTTRTLQSSNDEETKTNAHSEDSPLEVGQAVRGKRKGTGKQESSKAKKSPVQPQYCHWLMKSEPESRLENGIDVKFGIEDLKTLPNQTGCWDGVRNYQARNFMRDMKEGQHAFFYHSNCKEPGIAGVMKIVKESYVDHTQFDKKDVHYDASSKADNPKWSMVDVQFERMLKRFIPLSELKKIHLQHKAKGGSLNGMALFTRARLSVQPLTSEEFEFVLSLEDNDPL
- the thyn1 gene encoding thymocyte nuclear protein 1 isoform X2, whose amino-acid sequence is MSRLRTFVRNGCSEFYGSDHFDLHRYNVPILVLPSQPLLLHLSGMAPKMRTRGTTRTLQSSNDEETKTNAHSEDSPLEVGQAVRGKRKGTGKQESSKAKKSPVQPQYCHWLMKSEPESRLENGIDVKFGIEDLKTLPNQTGCWDGVRNYQARNFMRDMKEGQHAFFYHSNCKEPGIAGVMKIVKESYVDHTQFDKKDVHYDASSKADNPKWSMVDVQFERMLKRFIPLSELKKIHLQHKAKGGSLNGMALFTRARLSVQPLTSEEFEFVLSLEDNDPL